Proteins encoded together in one Impatiens glandulifera chromosome 1, dImpGla2.1, whole genome shotgun sequence window:
- the LOC124921970 gene encoding uncharacterized protein LOC124921970, with the protein MKNTLRCCISCILPCGSLDVIRIIHANGRVEEINRSIRASEIMESYPNHILKKPSSPSDDAPKIVIVPPEAELQRGKIYFLMPAPTPSLKKSVARSETRRKKEKTNNTKNNDNLVMSDRYLSEILSEKIVSTGKDRRRGRTGVWRPHLESISETTPTSTTQVS; encoded by the coding sequence ATGAAGAACACTCTCAGGTGTTGCATTTCTTGCATTCTCCCATGCGGGTCCCTAGATGTGATTCGAATAATCCACGCCAACGGTCGTGTTGAAGAAATAAACCGATCAATCCGAGCCTCGGAGATCATGGAATCCTATCCAAACCACATCCTAAAAAAACCTTCCTCCCCATCCGACGACGCCCCAAAGATCGTCATCGTTCCTCCTGAAGCCGAGCTCCAACGCGGAAAGATTTACTTCCTCATGCCCGCCCCGACGCCATCCTTGAAAAAGTCAGTCGCGCGATCGGAAACgaggagaaagaaagaaaaaaccaaCAATACTAAGAACAACGACAATCTTGTCATGTCGGATCGTTACCTTAGCGAGATTCTGTCGGAGAAAATCGTGTCGACTGGAAAGGATAGGAGGAGGGGCCGGACCGGAGTTTGGAGACCTCATCTCGAGAGTATATCCGAGACAACACCAACATCAACAACCCAAGTATCGTGA